From the genome of Pseudomonas yamanorum, one region includes:
- a CDS encoding nucleoside recognition domain-containing protein encodes MLNGLWLGFFIVAMVSALAQWLIGGNAGIFAAMVESIFAMAKLSVEVMVLLFGTLTLWLGFLRIAEKAGIVDWLARALGPLFRRLMPEVPAGHPAIGLITLNFAANGLGLDNAATPIGLKAMKALQELNPIPNTASNAQILFLVLNASSLTLLPVTIFMYRAQQGAADPTLVFLPILLATSASTLVGLLSVAVMQRLRLWDPVVLAYLIPGALVLGGFMALLATLSATALAGLSSILGNLTLFGLIMLFLVIGALRKVKVYEAFVEGAKEGFDVAKNLLPYLVAMLCAVGVLRASGALDFGLEGIRHVVAWTGMDTRFVDALPTAMVKPFSGSAARAMLIETMQTQGVDSFPALVAATIQGSTETTFYVLAVYFGSVGIQRARHAVGCALLAEFAGVVAAIAVCYWFFG; translated from the coding sequence ATGCTCAATGGCCTGTGGCTTGGCTTTTTTATCGTGGCGATGGTGTCCGCGCTGGCGCAATGGCTGATTGGCGGTAACGCCGGCATCTTTGCGGCGATGGTGGAAAGCATTTTCGCCATGGCCAAGCTGTCGGTCGAGGTGATGGTGTTGCTGTTCGGCACCCTGACCTTGTGGTTGGGCTTCCTGCGCATCGCCGAGAAAGCCGGGATCGTCGATTGGCTGGCCAGGGCCCTTGGCCCTCTGTTCCGGCGCCTGATGCCGGAAGTACCCGCCGGCCACCCGGCCATTGGCTTGATCACCCTCAACTTCGCCGCCAACGGCCTGGGCCTCGACAATGCCGCCACGCCCATCGGCCTCAAGGCCATGAAGGCGCTGCAAGAGCTCAACCCCATCCCCAACACCGCCAGTAATGCGCAAATTTTGTTCCTGGTGCTCAACGCGTCTTCCCTGACCCTCCTGCCGGTCACCATCTTCATGTACCGCGCCCAACAAGGTGCAGCGGACCCAACGCTGGTGTTCCTGCCGATCCTGCTGGCCACCAGCGCCTCGACCCTGGTGGGCCTGCTGTCGGTGGCGGTGATGCAACGCCTGCGGCTGTGGGACCCGGTGGTGCTTGCGTATCTGATTCCGGGTGCGCTGGTACTGGGTGGTTTCATGGCCTTGCTGGCGACGCTCTCAGCCACTGCGCTGGCGGGCCTGTCGTCGATCCTCGGCAATCTCACGCTGTTCGGGCTGATCATGCTGTTCCTGGTGATCGGCGCGCTGCGCAAGGTGAAGGTCTACGAGGCGTTTGTCGAAGGCGCCAAAGAAGGTTTCGACGTGGCCAAGAACCTGCTGCCGTACCTGGTGGCGATGCTCTGTGCCGTGGGTGTGTTGCGGGCGTCCGGCGCGCTGGATTTCGGCCTGGAAGGGATTCGCCATGTGGTGGCATGGACCGGCATGGACACGCGCTTTGTCGACGCGTTGCCGACGGCGATGGTCAAGCCGTTCTCCGGCAGCGCGGCGCGGGCGATGCTGATTGAGACGATGCAGACCCAGGGCGTGGACAGCTTCCCGGCGTTGGTGGCAGCGACGATTCAGGGCAGTACTGAGACCACGTTTTATGTGTTGGCGGTGTACTTTGGCTCGGTGGGGATCCAGCGGGCGCGGCATGCGGTGGGGTGTGCGTTGTTGGCGGAGTTTGCTGGCGTCGTGGCGGCGATTGCGGTGTGCTACTGGTTCTTCGGCTAA
- the gltP gene encoding glutamate/aspartate:proton symporter GltP, with the protein MKKAKLSLAWQILIGLVLGIAIGAVLNHFSAEKAWWISNVLQPAGDIFIRLIKMIVIPIVISSLIVGIAGVGDAKKLGRIGVKTILYFEVVTTIAIVVGLLLANLFHPGTGIDMSTLGTVDISKYTATAAEVQHEHAFIETILNLIPSNIFAAVARGDMLPIIFFSVLFGLGLSSLKPELREPLVTMFQGVSESMFKVTHMIMKYAPIGVFALIAVTVANFGFASLLPLAKLVILVYVAILFFAFVVLGLIARLFGFSVIKLMRIFKDELVLAYSTASSETVLPRVIEKMEAYGAPKAICSFVVPTGYSFNLDGSTLYQSIAAIFIAQLYGIDLSIGQQLMLVLTLMVTSKGIAGVPGVSFVVLLATLGSVGIPLEGLAFIAGVDRIMDMARTALNVIGNALAVLVISRWEGMYDDAKGERYWNSLPHWRTKQVMPAGETTRG; encoded by the coding sequence ATGAAGAAGGCAAAGCTAAGCCTCGCCTGGCAGATCCTCATCGGTCTGGTGCTGGGGATTGCAATCGGTGCGGTGCTTAACCATTTCAGTGCTGAAAAGGCCTGGTGGATCAGCAACGTATTGCAGCCCGCTGGCGATATCTTTATCCGCCTGATCAAGATGATCGTTATCCCGATCGTGATTTCGTCGCTGATTGTCGGGATCGCCGGTGTTGGGGATGCGAAAAAGCTCGGTCGGATCGGCGTTAAAACCATCCTTTACTTCGAAGTGGTCACCACCATCGCCATTGTGGTCGGCCTGCTGTTGGCCAACCTGTTCCATCCGGGTACCGGCATCGACATGAGTACCCTGGGTACCGTCGACATTTCCAAATACACGGCCACCGCCGCCGAGGTCCAGCATGAGCATGCGTTCATCGAGACGATCCTCAACCTGATCCCGTCGAACATCTTCGCCGCCGTCGCCCGTGGCGACATGCTGCCGATCATCTTCTTCTCGGTATTGTTCGGCCTCGGCTTGTCGAGCCTCAAGCCTGAACTGCGCGAGCCCCTGGTGACCATGTTCCAGGGCGTGTCCGAGAGCATGTTCAAAGTCACCCACATGATCATGAAATATGCCCCGATCGGTGTATTTGCCCTGATCGCGGTGACCGTCGCCAACTTCGGGTTCGCTTCGCTGCTGCCGCTGGCCAAGCTGGTGATCCTGGTTTACGTCGCCATCCTGTTCTTCGCCTTTGTGGTGCTCGGCCTGATCGCCCGCCTGTTCGGCTTCTCGGTGATCAAGCTGATGCGCATCTTCAAGGATGAACTGGTGCTGGCCTACTCCACCGCCAGTTCCGAAACCGTACTGCCGCGTGTGATCGAGAAGATGGAAGCCTACGGCGCGCCGAAGGCGATCTGCAGCTTTGTGGTGCCGACCGGTTACTCGTTCAACCTCGACGGTTCGACCCTGTACCAGAGCATCGCTGCGATCTTTATCGCCCAGCTGTATGGCATCGACCTTTCGATTGGCCAGCAACTGATGCTGGTGCTGACCTTGATGGTCACCTCCAAAGGTATCGCCGGCGTACCGGGTGTGTCGTTCGTGGTATTGCTGGCGACCCTGGGCAGCGTGGGTATTCCGCTGGAAGGCCTGGCGTTCATCGCCGGTGTCGACCGCATCATGGACATGGCGCGTACCGCACTGAACGTGATCGGTAACGCCTTGGCCGTACTGGTCATTTCCCGCTGGGAAGGCATGTACGACGACGCCAAGGGCGAGCGCTACTGGAACTCCCTGCCGCACTGGCGCACCAAGCAAGTGATGCCGGCCGGCGAGACCACTCGCGGCTGA
- a CDS encoding inhibitor of vertebrate lysozyme family protein codes for MFNSSLKVLAAALLLGGSGLALAANDGQTRANELLSANPQYRETWQSVVKKEERLPEWVLNLSGSAEQMNAVEEDGDKYLVGPLCETADTCLNKRLIVAFSFDKEDAYAMLVEVPAGLPADKSPTRHADYRFLGKPNEGMQKLLMEQLKKDPNWY; via the coding sequence ATGTTCAATTCGTCTCTTAAAGTCCTGGCTGCCGCCCTGTTGTTGGGCGGCAGCGGCTTGGCGCTGGCTGCCAATGACGGCCAGACCCGGGCCAACGAACTGCTGAGTGCGAACCCGCAGTACCGCGAAACCTGGCAGAGCGTGGTCAAGAAGGAAGAGCGCTTGCCGGAATGGGTGTTGAACCTGTCGGGCAGCGCTGAACAAATGAATGCCGTTGAAGAGGATGGCGACAAGTACTTGGTAGGGCCGCTCTGCGAGACCGCAGACACGTGCCTGAACAAGCGCCTGATCGTCGCTTTCAGCTTCGATAAGGAAGATGCCTACGCCATGTTGGTGGAAGTTCCTGCGGGCCTGCCTGCGGACAAATCGCCAACACGGCACGCCGACTACCGTTTTCTTGGCAAGCCGAACGAAGGCATGCAGAAGCTGCTGATGGAACAGCTCAAGAAAGATCCGAATTGGTACTAG
- a CDS encoding ABC transporter ATP-binding protein, with the protein MSRLRRAPTEAVIEVRGLCNRFGSQSVHENLDLDLYKGEILAVVGGSGSGKSVLLRSIIGLRQPSEGQVRVFGQNLPSLSEHERSMVERRFGVLFQKGALFSSLTVTENVALPLIEHAGLSRPDAEHLAAVKLALAGLPLSAADKYPSSLSGGMIKRAALARALALDPDILFLDEPTAGLDPIGAAAFDQLILTLRDALGLSVFLVTHDLDTLYTITDRVAVLAQKKVLVADAIDVVSETDDAWIHEYFHGPRGRAALDAAQLLNEV; encoded by the coding sequence GTGAGTCGTCTGCGCCGTGCGCCCACTGAGGCGGTGATCGAAGTCCGCGGGCTATGCAATCGCTTTGGTTCGCAAAGCGTGCACGAGAACCTCGACCTGGACTTGTACAAGGGCGAGATCCTCGCCGTCGTCGGAGGCTCCGGCAGCGGCAAGTCGGTGCTGCTGCGCAGCATCATTGGCCTGCGTCAGCCCAGCGAAGGGCAAGTGCGGGTGTTCGGGCAGAACTTGCCGAGCCTCTCGGAGCATGAGCGGTCGATGGTGGAGCGGCGTTTCGGCGTGCTGTTCCAGAAGGGCGCGCTGTTTTCCTCGCTGACGGTCACCGAGAACGTTGCCTTGCCGCTGATCGAACATGCCGGCCTCAGTCGCCCCGATGCTGAACACCTGGCGGCGGTAAAGCTGGCGCTGGCCGGGTTGCCGCTGTCGGCCGCGGACAAATATCCATCGTCACTCTCCGGCGGCATGATCAAGCGTGCGGCCCTGGCGCGTGCCCTGGCGCTTGACCCGGACATTCTGTTTCTCGACGAACCCACCGCCGGCCTCGATCCGATCGGCGCCGCCGCCTTCGATCAACTGATCCTGACCCTGCGCGATGCGTTGGGCCTGAGTGTCTTCCTGGTCACCCACGACCTCGACACGCTGTACACCATCACCGACCGCGTGGCGGTGCTGGCGCAGAAAAAGGTACTGGTGGCAGATGCCATCGATGTCGTCTCGGAAACCGACGACGCCTGGATTCACGAATACTTCCATGGCCCACGGGGCCGCGCGGCATTGGATGCCGCTCAACTGCTCAACGAGGTATGA
- a CDS encoding ABC transporter permease → MTSSTTAGAAHLDTSTQPPLLRITGDWTLAHYANLKKLSEKLDGQYDAGARIDLNGLGALDTAGASLLVELLGPERIEQSAEQTDCSLSTADRALLKTVYRSLNDFCVPVKEPEEAAGIMLLARIGGAVYTVWQDGMKLLGFIGLILETFARGVFRPKRWRVTPMVAHIEQTGLDAAPIVALLTFLVGAVVAFLGATVLASFGASIFTVDLVAFSFLREFGVLLTAILMAGRTASAFTAQIGSMKANEEIDAIRTLGLDPMELLVLPRVLALLVALPMLTFLAMLSGIIGGGVVCAVALDISPAMFLSLLQSDIGVQHFIVGMIKAPIFAFLIAAIGCLEGFKVSGSAESVGAHTTSSVVQSIFVVIVLDAVAALFFMEMGW, encoded by the coding sequence ATGACCAGTAGCACAACGGCCGGTGCAGCCCATCTGGACACGTCCACCCAGCCTCCATTGCTGAGGATTACAGGGGATTGGACGCTTGCCCACTATGCCAACCTGAAGAAGCTGTCGGAAAAGCTCGACGGCCAGTACGACGCGGGCGCACGCATCGACCTTAACGGCCTCGGCGCCCTGGACACGGCCGGCGCCTCGCTGCTGGTGGAATTGCTCGGCCCCGAGCGCATCGAACAGTCCGCCGAACAGACCGACTGCAGCCTCTCGACCGCCGACCGCGCATTGCTGAAAACCGTCTACCGCTCCCTGAACGACTTCTGTGTGCCGGTCAAAGAACCGGAAGAAGCCGCCGGCATCATGTTGCTCGCGCGCATTGGCGGCGCGGTCTACACCGTCTGGCAAGACGGCATGAAACTGCTGGGCTTTATCGGCCTGATCCTCGAAACCTTCGCCCGTGGCGTATTCCGGCCCAAGCGCTGGCGCGTGACGCCAATGGTTGCGCATATCGAACAGACCGGTCTCGACGCGGCCCCCATCGTGGCCTTGCTGACCTTTCTGGTGGGCGCGGTGGTGGCGTTTCTCGGCGCCACGGTGCTGGCCAGTTTTGGCGCGAGCATTTTTACCGTAGACCTGGTGGCGTTCTCCTTCCTGCGGGAATTCGGCGTATTGCTCACCGCGATCCTGATGGCGGGCCGCACCGCCAGTGCCTTCACCGCGCAAATCGGCTCGATGAAGGCCAACGAAGAGATCGACGCGATTCGCACCCTGGGCCTCGACCCGATGGAGTTGCTGGTGCTGCCCCGGGTGCTGGCGTTGCTGGTGGCGCTGCCGATGCTGACGTTCCTCGCGATGCTCTCGGGGATTATCGGTGGTGGTGTGGTGTGCGCCGTGGCCCTGGATATTTCACCGGCGATGTTCCTCTCACTGCTGCAATCGGACATCGGTGTGCAGCACTTTATCGTGGGTATGATCAAGGCGCCGATCTTCGCATTCCTGATCGCCGCCATCGGCTGCCTCGAAGGTTTCAAGGTCAGCGGCAGCGCCGAATCCGTCGGTGCCCACACCACCTCCAGCGTGGTGCAATCGATTTTCGTGGTGATCGTACTGGATGCGGTCGCCGCACTGTTCTTCATGGAGATGGGCTGGTGA
- a CDS encoding DUF1328 domain-containing protein yields MLSWAITFLIIAIVAAVLGFGGIAGTATGIAKILFVVFLVMFIASFFFGRRGRG; encoded by the coding sequence ATGTTGAGTTGGGCAATCACATTTCTGATCATCGCCATTGTGGCTGCAGTCCTGGGCTTCGGTGGTATCGCGGGCACCGCCACGGGTATCGCCAAGATTCTGTTTGTGGTCTTCCTGGTGATGTTTATCGCTTCCTTCTTCTTTGGTCGTCGTGGCCGAGGCTGA
- a CDS encoding ABC-type transport auxiliary lipoprotein family protein, which produces MKRAYQVIAPVALALVSACSILPKADPSDVYRLPSAQTTAQASPVAWSLRVAKPQTSEFLDSPRIAVVPNGDLISSYANSRWSDPAPVLLRNRLLDGFQRDGRVTLLSTDETNLQADFELGGQLQAFQSEYRGSAVEVVIRLDARLVRGSDQRIIASKRFEVRQPVGDTKVPAVVAGFGQAGDALNKQVVDWVVGQGNTAPKR; this is translated from the coding sequence ATGAAGCGTGCTTACCAAGTGATCGCCCCCGTTGCCCTGGCATTGGTCAGTGCGTGTTCGATCTTACCCAAGGCGGACCCTTCGGACGTGTACCGGCTACCCTCGGCGCAGACCACCGCGCAGGCCAGCCCTGTGGCCTGGTCGCTGCGAGTGGCCAAGCCGCAGACCAGCGAATTCCTCGACAGCCCGCGGATTGCCGTAGTACCTAACGGTGACCTGATCAGCAGCTACGCGAATTCCCGCTGGAGCGATCCGGCACCGGTGCTGTTGCGTAACCGGTTGCTGGACGGGTTCCAGCGGGACGGACGGGTGACGCTGCTCAGTACCGATGAGACCAATCTGCAGGCGGACTTTGAGCTGGGCGGGCAGTTGCAGGCGTTTCAGAGTGAGTATCGCGGCAGTGCGGTTGAGGTAGTGATACGGCTGGATGCGCGACTGGTGCGCGGCAGTGATCAGCGGATTATTGCCAGCAAGCGGTTTGAGGTGAGACAGCCGGTGGGGGATACCAAAGTGCCGGCGGTGGTGGCCGGGTTTGGTCAGGCTGGGGATGCACTGAACAAGCAGGTGGTAGATTGGGTGGTGGGCCAGGGCAATACAGCACCAAAACGCTGA
- a CDS encoding DUF5924 family protein, which yields MPNLTHYIQRILELMKRYPGVIALGGFISGVSSFILVDRQQGMASWIAIIMLVSWLWLMLENSLTQLFSKVFKREIPEPLLRYATQMIHQESLFFVLPFFFVTTTWNSGQSIFTGLLGAAALVSITDPLYYKWLAPKRSLFLALHTLTLFAALLTALPIILHLTTAESYKLALGVAMLLSIPSLAVSLPLRSIKGWAMLLGVTAAIGCAGWFLRTWVPPATLWMTEVAISTQLQDRTPGDDLTEVSAAQLRSSGLYAYTAINAPRGLDERIYHVWKFNGKEVDRIALDIHGGRKEGYRAWTHKQNFPPDSVGRWQVRVLTEDGQVIGVLRFKVTDPGQDATTPDAPK from the coding sequence ATGCCTAACCTGACCCACTACATCCAGCGCATCCTCGAGCTGATGAAGCGCTACCCAGGGGTGATTGCACTCGGCGGCTTCATCTCGGGTGTGAGCAGCTTCATCCTGGTGGATCGCCAGCAAGGCATGGCCAGCTGGATCGCGATCATTATGCTGGTGAGCTGGTTATGGCTGATGCTCGAAAACAGCCTCACCCAACTGTTCAGCAAAGTCTTCAAACGGGAAATCCCCGAACCGCTGCTGCGCTACGCCACGCAGATGATCCACCAGGAAAGCCTGTTTTTTGTTCTGCCGTTCTTTTTTGTCACCACCACCTGGAACAGCGGCCAGTCGATTTTTACCGGCCTGCTGGGCGCGGCGGCGCTGGTCTCCATCACCGACCCGCTGTACTACAAATGGCTGGCGCCCAAACGCTCGCTCTTTCTTGCACTGCACACCCTGACCCTGTTTGCGGCCCTGCTGACCGCGCTGCCGATCATCCTCCACCTGACCACCGCCGAGAGTTACAAACTGGCCCTCGGCGTGGCGATGCTGCTGTCGATCCCGAGCCTGGCCGTGAGCCTGCCGCTGCGCAGCATCAAGGGCTGGGCGATGCTGTTGGGGGTTACCGCAGCGATTGGTTGCGCGGGATGGTTCCTGCGCACGTGGGTGCCGCCCGCTACCCTGTGGATGACCGAAGTAGCCATCAGCACCCAATTGCAGGACCGCACGCCCGGCGATGACCTGACAGAAGTCAGCGCCGCCCAACTGCGCAGCAGCGGGCTGTATGCCTACACCGCGATCAACGCGCCGCGCGGCCTGGATGAGCGGATCTACCATGTGTGGAAGTTCAACGGCAAGGAAGTCGACCGCATCGCCCTGGACATCCATGGTGGGCGCAAGGAAGGCTATCGGGCCTGGACCCACAAGCAGAACTTCCCCCCCGACTCGGTGGGACGGTGGCAGGTAAGGGTGCTGACCGAAGATGGCCAAGTGATCGGTGTGTTGCGCTTCAAGGTGACTGACCCCGGTCAGGACGCTACAACGCCAGACGCGCCAAAGTAG
- the algB gene encoding sigma-54-dependent response regulator transcription factor AlgB has translation MESAKELQGRILLVDDESAILRTFRYCLEDEGYTVATANSAAQADALLQRQVFDLCFLDLRLGEDNGLDVLAQMRIQAPWMRVVIVTAHSAVDTAVDAIQAGAADYLVKPCSPDQLRLATAKQLEVRQLSARLEALEGAVRQPKDGLDSHSPAMMVVLETARQVAGTDANILILGESGTGKGELARAIHGWSKRAKKSCVTINCPSLTAELMESELFGHSRGAFTGASESTLGRVNQADGGTLFLDEIGDFPLTLQPKLLRFIQDKEYERVGDPVTRRADVRILAATNLNLEDMVRDGRFREDLLYRLNVITLHLPPLRERSEDILTLADRFLARFVKEYARPARGFSDEAREALLNYRWPGNIRELRNVVERASIICPQEKVEISHLGMAEQPTNNAPRIGAALSLDELEKAHIGAVLATSDTLDQAARTLGIDASTLYRKRKQYNL, from the coding sequence ATGGAATCAGCCAAGGAACTTCAAGGCCGCATTCTTTTAGTGGATGACGAATCCGCGATCCTTCGCACCTTCCGTTACTGCCTGGAAGATGAAGGCTACACCGTAGCCACCGCCAACAGCGCCGCCCAGGCCGATGCCCTGTTGCAACGCCAGGTGTTTGACCTGTGCTTCCTGGACCTGCGCCTTGGCGAAGACAACGGCCTCGATGTACTGGCGCAAATGCGTATCCAGGCACCGTGGATGCGCGTGGTAATCGTCACTGCCCATTCGGCCGTCGACACCGCCGTGGATGCGATCCAGGCCGGCGCGGCCGACTACCTGGTCAAACCTTGCAGCCCCGACCAATTGCGCTTGGCCACGGCCAAACAGTTGGAAGTACGCCAGCTCTCGGCGCGCCTGGAAGCCTTGGAAGGCGCAGTGCGCCAGCCCAAGGACGGTCTGGACTCCCACAGCCCGGCCATGATGGTAGTGCTGGAAACCGCACGCCAGGTGGCGGGCACTGATGCCAACATCCTGATTCTCGGCGAGTCCGGCACCGGTAAAGGTGAGCTGGCTCGAGCGATCCACGGCTGGAGCAAGCGGGCGAAAAAATCCTGCGTCACCATCAATTGCCCGTCGCTGACGGCGGAGCTGATGGAAAGCGAGCTGTTCGGCCATAGCCGTGGTGCGTTTACGGGCGCCAGTGAAAGTACCCTGGGCCGGGTCAACCAGGCAGATGGCGGCACGCTGTTTCTCGACGAGATCGGCGACTTTCCACTTACTTTGCAACCCAAGTTGCTGCGTTTTATCCAGGACAAGGAATACGAGCGCGTCGGTGACCCAGTGACTCGCCGTGCTGACGTGCGAATTCTTGCCGCCACCAACCTGAACCTGGAAGACATGGTTCGTGACGGTCGTTTCCGCGAAGACCTGCTGTACCGCCTGAATGTCATCACCTTGCACCTGCCACCTCTGCGCGAGCGCAGCGAAGACATCCTGACCCTGGCCGACCGCTTCCTGGCGCGCTTCGTTAAGGAATATGCGCGGCCGGCTCGCGGCTTCAGCGATGAAGCCCGTGAGGCGCTGCTCAACTACCGCTGGCCGGGGAACATCCGCGAACTGCGCAACGTGGTGGAGCGAGCCAGCATCATCTGCCCGCAGGAAAAGGTTGAGATCAGCCACCTCGGCATGGCCGAACAGCCAACCAACAACGCCCCGCGCATCGGTGCGGCGTTGAGCCTGGATGAATTGGAAAAGGCGCATATCGGCGCCGTGCTGGCCACCAGTGACACCCTGGACCAGGCAGCCCGCACCCTTGGCATTGATGCGTCAACGCTGTACCGCAAACGCAAACAATACAACCTGTGA
- a CDS encoding MlaD family protein produces the protein METRAHHVMIGLFSVIVVVGAMLFGLWLAKSSVDSAFQDYEVIFNEAVSGLSQGSAVQYSGIKVGDVTSLRLDPKDPRRVLARIRLAGQTPIKEDTQAKLALTGITGTSIIQLSGGTPQSPELKGKDGELPQIIASPSPIARLLNNSNDLMTSINLLLHNANHMFSRENVERLSNTLDNLQQTTGAIADQRGDIKVVMQQLMQVSKQASATLEQTTALMRNANGLLNDQGKQVFGSAEKAMQSLQQSTATLDTLLTNNKDSLNSGMQGLNELAPAVRELRETLGSLRAISRRLEANPSGYLLGSDKNKEFTP, from the coding sequence ATGGAAACCCGAGCCCATCATGTGATGATCGGTCTGTTCAGCGTGATCGTCGTGGTCGGCGCCATGCTGTTTGGCCTGTGGCTGGCCAAATCCAGCGTCGACAGCGCCTTTCAGGATTACGAAGTGATCTTCAACGAGGCGGTCAGTGGTTTGTCCCAAGGCAGCGCCGTGCAGTACAGCGGGATCAAGGTGGGCGACGTCACCAGCCTGCGCCTCGACCCGAAAGACCCGCGCCGGGTATTGGCACGCATCCGTCTGGCCGGGCAAACACCGATCAAGGAAGACACCCAGGCCAAGCTGGCCCTGACCGGCATCACCGGCACCTCGATCATCCAGCTCAGCGGCGGCACGCCCCAAAGCCCGGAACTCAAGGGCAAGGACGGCGAGTTGCCGCAAATCATCGCCTCACCGTCACCTATCGCTCGCCTGCTGAACAACAGCAATGACCTGATGACCAGCATCAACTTGCTGCTGCACAACGCCAACCACATGTTCTCCCGGGAGAACGTCGAGCGCCTCAGCAATACCCTGGACAACCTGCAACAGACCACCGGCGCGATTGCCGACCAACGCGGCGACATCAAGGTAGTGATGCAGCAATTGATGCAGGTGAGCAAACAGGCCAGCGCCACCCTGGAGCAAACCACCGCACTGATGCGCAACGCCAACGGTTTACTCAATGATCAGGGCAAGCAGGTGTTCGGCAGTGCTGAAAAGGCCATGCAGTCCCTTCAACAGAGCACGGCCACCCTCGACACCTTGCTGACCAACAACAAGGACTCCCTCAACAGTGGCATGCAGGGTCTCAACGAACTGGCACCTGCGGTGCGCGAGTTGCGGGAGACCCTGGGCTCGTTGCGCGCCATTTCCCGCCGCCTGGAAGCCAACCCCAGCGGTTACCTGCTGGGCAGCGACAAGAACAAGGAGTTCACGCCATGA